CGCCGGGGGGGGGGACGCCGAAGCGGCGCAGAAACGGCCGTCGGGGAGGCAGCAGCCCCCAACCCGCACCCCCGGCCCTCTAGCGGTGgagtggcggccatggcggacgtcGACGAATAACCCCCGACGGAGCCAAGGACACGCAGATCCGAGCCCAAGGAAGGCGGATCTatctccggcggccggcggccggtggcgaaTCCCGGCGCCCAACGGCAAGGTTTTGTGGAGCGGGAGTggaaagggggagaaggagagggaaggggagaggGGAAGCGAACGCGGGGCCGGcttcggcgccgccgctggccgccgggGACGAGCAGGCGGGGCTAAggcggggggcggcgcggcgcccccgAGTCGCCCAGGAGCGAGCGACGCGGGGGAAAGAGAAGGGTCCTAGGCTGAAAACCTTGAAAGTTGATTCACTACACAATATCACCAAATTAGCGAAGGCTGTCAGTTGGTAAAAATTTCGATATTACCAATGAAATGTCCATGGGTAAAGCTTTCAAATGGACGGTCAATCAGTGATCCTTAATTTATTGAAGGAGTGTAATGTATTTTTAATACCAAGGGTAACACATCACACAAATCACGACCACGGGCTATGCCAGTACAACAAATCAACAATGAACTCCAAcagcaacaaacaagatgaagaCTGAAGGATGAGGAACTAATTTGCATTTGTTGTTTCCTCTGGCTCGGTTGCTCTTCAATTAGCCTCTTTCACTGCCAACTTGTGACAAATGTAAATGAAATTTGACTCTGGATCTTTGAGAACATAGTCAGGTGGCAGTTGACCATCCTCAGTGAGTGCAACTTCCTCCATGGTAGACTGTGGAGCACCTTTGCTCATTTTCGATTGGTATCTAGGTGTAGCTGTGAACAATAATAATAGATCTGGCGTCAGGTCTGTATAAGCACAAAATTAGGGCATCCTTTTTCCTTTACAATAGTTTTTCATTCAATATTGCTTATTGCAATAATTGGGAGTTTATCGTTATTTAGAGGAATCTTTTGAAATCTTCAAATATCCCTTGTGTTTTGAGAATGATAATAATAGCAAATTAAGaactttcgcaaaaaaaatagcaaattaAGAAAGATGTTCACTTAAGCATTTTGCATCTAGTGAAGTAACAAGTAAGTCCTCAGAAACAAGGATCCCATAAGGGCAGCTAGAGTGTGCTCCAGTAGTGGAAGGGAGTGTTTCAAACTTACGCATAATGTAAAGTGCAATACTCCAGCTGCATCCAGCCTGTCTCACAAGTTGGAGTCGTTCCTTAGGAGCACCATACGTTATCTGCAAGAAGACAATCTCTCTTCATATAATCATTTTATTAGCATTCAGGAATAGAGTAAACTTTGAACTCAGAGGATGTACCAACAAGTAGATCCCATGAGGCCTAAGAAGCCTGCACAAGTCAGCAGCATAGATAAATTCAAAACAGCTAACAAATAATCTGGGATTGATTGATATGCAAAGACGaatgaagatttttttttttggtctcAAACCTTGCCACTTCTGCTAGCATTTTGGAAGCACCATCAGGAGCATCATCAGTACACTGGAACATTATAGGAATACAGACCTCAACACATGCCTAATCAGAAAGCTGATATGTACTTCACTTGGCAGGCAGTGCTTACCATCATAGCATCCAGGGTTCCTAAAGAGAAATGTTCAACAGACTAACCCATCAATCACGTAGCAAAAAAGTGGGTTTGATTTGTATGAGGTCCATAAAAATACTTCTAAGAGCATTACACTATGAAACAACTTCAGTTTCATGTGCTTTGGAGTAAACGTGATGCTTATAATTTACCTTTATCAAGGACACAATCAAATGATTCATTGCCAAAGAAAGCCATGTCCCTAACATCCATCTGCATATCTTAAAGCATAAGAAGGCTAAGTGAGTAGACTACATATAGAGGCCTTAAGTTAAGAAGATGAAACTATCAGCGAACAGTACATGTTAGCTGTGGAATCTCCTTGTGTTTCTCTCTCATCTGCTCGATGACCACAGATGAAATGTCTATGTTTACAATGTCCTTGTAACCATCCTTCGCCATATCCTCCGACAAAACTGCCCAAATCAAGATCATGAATTCAATTGTCAGTGCATGGAATATCAAAAAAACAAATAAACTGAGACCTCCATCTTCGCTGCGCTCGTCGCCCGGACCTCCTCACTCGGGGCGGCCACCCTTGCACGCACGCCGCAGCCCTCCACGGCGTGGCCCTCCACGGCCTAAACCGGCGCACCAACGCGTGCCTGCACAGCCCCCAGGGGCCGCACCACGCCGCCGGTGGGgcccagcccgccgccgccggcctcctcttcttcctcatgcgCAGCAGAAGAAggcgtcgccgccgtccccaggccggccggacAGCAGCCGCAGCTCTCCCGCCGGGACATCGGCCCCGTCAGCTTTCCTGCCGCAGCTCTCCCGCGGTTCGCAGCTCCTGCCGCAGACGGAGTTGCAGCTAGGCCGCCATCACACCCGCTGCCggaccgcgccgccaccccacgccatcgccgctccgcgccgcccgtcgcgcgAGAGAGAGGGGCGGAGACAACAGATCCGGTGGTGGGAGAACCGGATCCGCCCGCAGCCGGCCGGATTCACGCCGATGTGGCTCCTGCCCGCCGCCCGGCCATGGCCGCAGACGCCGTCCCGCCCCGGCGCTGGAGGCCCCCACCGGCCGATTcgccccgccgtcgccttcctcgccggccgctAGGCTTCCGGGGGCCCGctcgggcgacggcgagggaggggggaggcggcggcgggttctTGGAGCGGTGGCGCGTGAAGGGGCTCCCTCGGTCGCCTAGCGGGGGCGACGCGAGGGAGCTGAAGTGGAGAGCAACGACAAAATACAGGATTGCTTCAGCATCCGCAAGTTTAAGATGTTAAGCCCACATTTCTTATCATAGATGTTAAGCCCACATTTCTTATCATAGGTAGCTCACAGGAGCGCAGGATAGAGTAGTCATAGAGCCAGCCAACATGAAAAATTGAAATTCGTGGAAGGTGTGTCAAGGGAGCACTGTGCAAGATTGGAATGCTCCCAGCGGATGAATGGTGTAGTGAGGCAGATGCTAACAAACGCTCTGAGCCATTCAAATTGATTGGTCAATTGGTGAATCGAAAAAGGGCGCATGTTCTCTTTGCTTGTCACTGTCAGCTTGAAACGCAGGCATGAGCTAGCTCGATCCCAGAGCAGCTGGCTATTTCGGAGGCTGGATGGGACACTGCAAGCCCGCAAGACCGCGAAGCGGCAAGTTCTAGCTCGGCCGGCGAGGCATGGCGAAAGCCAGGGCCGGCTCTAGTGTTTTAAGGGCCCTAGAGCGAACGGGATACGGTGGGCCCTTAAGctaatttttttcatatttggAAAATGATAAAGCATATACTAGTTGTAAGATTTACTTAATTCTTAAAAACATTGTCGATATTATAAACTGAAAGAGCATTAAAATGAGACTATTACGCCAAATGAGAACCGAAAGCTCGAACGATTCCATCAACGATAAGAAAACATTCACCGACATTTATTTATTACCAATACACGATATGGGTAtgtcgatatatatatatatatatgtatatatatatatgtgctattAATTAGCATTTATATATTATACACCATATGCATTTATAATAACATAATACGTGTTGGCTGAGGACTTCcatctttttctattttattcgtCAAACGCTAACTGTAAATATGGTTTCGGATTCTTGGCTTAACATACGGTCACTCAAATTTCGATTATAACTTCGATTGATGGAAGGaatcattgcttgctttagtAGTAAGTAGAGATACAGATAGAGATGTATGAAAATAATAGAAGGCAGAAGGTTAAATATTAGAATTATCCAGAGCTCAAGATCATCTAACGTTGAAGTTCAATTGTTTTAGCAGAGAATGTGAGCTTCTAGTTACACTTGTTATTCTATTCTGTACAACCAGATGCAAGGCACGGAAAAAGATCTCAAACACTCAACCCCAAATCACACCAAAACTCTAGCAGGTTACTAGAGGATGAGAATGCAGTCATACATTGAGCTCCCGACAGCTTTAGGACTTTGGTCCAAGCATAGAGGCACTAATGCAAACAAGATGTCAGATGTGGTACAGGAAGATGAATAATTGAGAACGAGAGGAGACGCGCACTCGGCGCAAGCATGGTGGCTGTCAGCATGCACGGCGGTTGGCCCCCCCTCCGGCCGGGGCCCCCGGCGGTCGCCCCTCCCGCCTAGGCCCAGAGCCGGGCCTGGCGAAAGCAGCAGTAGTTATACAGCACGCGAGTCGCAGCAGCGCGCAACTGAAGGGAGACAAAGGTGGCAGACGTACGGGAGTTGCCGCAGCCGAGCATGAGGacgcgggaggcggcggggatGCGGGCCCGGAGGAGCGGGCGCAGCGCCGCGTACGTCTGGTACCAGTCGAAGAACTTGCCGGCGCCGGAAGCGGGGgaaccggaggaggaggagtagcGAGCGTCCCAGTAGGCGGCGTCGCCGTAGTCGTTGCTCCcgcagtcgccgccgcccatcccGACCCCGCCGCGCTCCCTTCCTTCCCTGCGGGCTCtcgaggagaggggaggggattcTGATCTGAGCTCGCCGGTGGATCCGCGGTTTTTAAGGGGCGGCTGGGTTGCCGTTTTGCAGAGCTTGCTGCAGCGACGAACAGGGCGAATTTTGTGGGCCCGTGTCGGCAGACAGCGGGGACACGGCGCATACACAAGGCACCACCTCCCGGCTCCCAtccagggttaaccatttcgttttccggtgAAATCCGGGTGATcggcggaaacggaattccggAACCGGAATTCCGGTGAATTTCGACGAATTTCGgccgaatttttttgaattttgaattttcaaaacgaaATTTTCCGAAAATACCGAAATATTTTTTCCCGGTACCGAGCGGAAACaaaaaatttcgccgaaatttcaaaCCCTGCTCCCACCGAGGTACCTTTCAGAATTTGGAGCGTGTTTTGCGGTGTTTCTTATTATTTGAAGGCAAAATAGACAATCTGGTCATTAAACTTTTGCTCCCTGTATTCTTGAGGAGATTCCTGGAACTCTTGTTTTTCGGATCAATTTCATCCTCCATCCGAGCTGGACGTCCAACTCAGCCAGCAGCATCTAAAATATCTTATGTGCCCCTCATTACATTCATCTAACAAGTTAGCTCATTTTTATTTAGCTCACTGTTCAGTTATTTTGAATTGGTCGATAGGGAAATATGTACTTACGTAATTACTGGCTCATTTGAGATTGTGAACAGGATTGCACAACAATGTCGACACAGAATACCTGAGACTTGTCAATATCTACAGGAGCACGTCTTCTATCCGAGATCAACCATGAACCTTCATTTCTTGTTCCTCACTTCTACAAATAGGAGCTAACTTGTTCTCCAGTTCTAAATAAAAATTAGCTAGTTGGTGAGCTGAATGGATATgtacaaagtcccaactaagtacattaccctcattaaggatatgtacaaggatgcgacgacgtttgtccggacatgtgatggcaacaccactgactttcctattaacataggcctacatcaggggtcagcattgagcccttatttatttgctttagtgatggatgaggtcacaagggatatacaaggtgagatcccttggtgtatgctctttgctgatgatgtggtgctagttgacgagagtagggcaggggttaataggaagttagagctgtggagacgcacgttagagtcgaaagggttcagacttagtaggaccaagaccgagtacatgatgtgcgatttcagcgcgactaggcatgaggggggagacgttagtctagatgggcaagtggtggtccagaaggatacgtttcggtatttaggatcggtgctacaaaaggatggcgacattgatgaagatgttagacatagaatttcagctggctggttgaaatggcggcaagcttctggcatcctttgtgacaagagggtgccacaaaagctaaaaggcaaattctataggacagcaattcgtccggcgatgttatacggtgctgaatgttggcctacaaaaaggcgacatgtgcagcaactgagtgtagcagagatgcggatgttgcggtggttttgcgggcacacaaggagggatagagtccggaacgaagttattcgggatagggtcggggtggcaccaattgaggagaaacttactcagcatcggctgagatggtttggacatgtccaacgaaggcctcctgaggcgccggtgcgtaatggggtccttgagctagtcgataatgtaaagaggggtagaggtagacctaaactgacgtgggctgagtcggttaagagagaccttaaagattggaacatctctaaagagatagctttggataggagcgcttggagactagctattaatgtgcctgaaccttgaacttatttctttcgggtttcatctctagcctaccccaacttgcttgggaaaaaaggctatgttgttgttgttgttgttggtgagcTGAATGGAATAAGCGGCGCATATGACATTTTAGATGCAAGTGGCTGAGTTGGACGCCTACGCGTTCAGCTCGGATGGAGGATGCAATTGAACCTGAAAACGAGTTCGAGGACTCAATTGGACTATGCAAGAGTATAGGGGTGAACTTGACCTAGGAGCGAAAGAGATTGCCTATTTTACCTTTAAAGAACATAGACCGAACATAGGCAAGTATCccatccgtttcaaattgtCTGTTGTTTTGACTCAACTATGTATCTAGATGCGTAGAGAAACTATACACCTGAAAACACAAATCGAACTTTCAAACTCATATTACAGCAGGTTCGAACTTCGATGGTAGAGTTTCATGATTCCCACAAACTAGTAGCATAGCAGCATAGCTCTTCGTCTGTATGGTTTATAAGTTAATGTTACAATTGAAATACAATCTCTAACTGCAGATCATTTCCCAGATCACACTAGAACACTTGTCACAGCTAGCTCCGCTGACTGCA
The nucleotide sequence above comes from Panicum virgatum strain AP13 chromosome 3K, P.virgatum_v5, whole genome shotgun sequence. Encoded proteins:
- the LOC120698814 gene encoding EEF1A lysine methyltransferase 4-like isoform X2 encodes the protein MGGGDCGSNDYGDAAYWDARYSSSSGSPASGAGKFFDWYQTYAALRPLLRARIPAASRVLMLGCGNSLLSEDMAKDGYKDIVNIDISSVVIEQMREKHKEIPQLTYMQMDVRDMAFFGNESFDCVLDKGTLDAMMCTDDAPDGASKMLAEVARLLRPHGIYLLITYGAPKERLQLVRQAGCSWSIALYIMPTPRYQSKMSKGAPQSTMEEVALTEDGQLPPDYVLKDPESNFIYICHKLAVKEAN
- the LOC120698814 gene encoding uncharacterized protein LOC120698814 isoform X1 — protein: MRKKRRPAAAGWAPPAAWCGPWGLCRHALVRRFRPWRATPWRAAACVQGWPPRVRRSGRRAQRRWSFVGGYGEGWLQGHCKHRHFICGHRADERETQGDSTANIWMLGTWLSLAMNHLIVSLIKSVEHFSLGTLDAMMCTDDAPDGASKMLAEVARLLRPHGIYLLITYGAPKERLQLVRQAGCSWSIALYIMPTPRYQSKMSKGAPQSTMEEVALTEDGQLPPDYVLKDPESNFIYICHKLAVKEAN
- the LOC120698814 gene encoding uncharacterized protein LOC120698814 isoform X4; protein product: MRKKRRPAAAGWAPPAAWCGPWGLCRHALVRRFRPWRATPWRAAACVQGWPPRVRRSGRRAQRRWSFVGGYGEGWLQGHCKHRHFICGHRADERETQGDSTANIWMLGTWLSLAMNHLIVSLIKCTDDAPDGASKMLAEVARLLRPHGIYLLITYGAPKERLQLVRQAGCSWSIALYIMPTPRYQSKMSKGAPQSTMEEVALTEDGQLPPDYVLKDPESNFIYICHKLAVKEAN
- the LOC120698814 gene encoding uncharacterized protein LOC120698814 isoform X3 is translated as MRKKRRPAAAGWAPPAAWCGPWGLCRHALVRRFRPWRATPWRAAACVQGWPPRVRSFVGGYGEGWLQGHCKHRHFICGHRADERETQGDSTANIWMLGTWLSLAMNHLIVSLIKSVEHFSLGTLDAMMCTDDAPDGASKMLAEVARLLRPHGIYLLITYGAPKERLQLVRQAGCSWSIALYIMPTPRYQSKMSKGAPQSTMEEVALTEDGQLPPDYVLKDPESNFIYICHKLAVKEAN